One genomic segment of Sanyastnella coralliicola includes these proteins:
- a CDS encoding GWxTD domain-containing protein → MNKWLLFCCVAALLSACSVQQTKSTTSNLVSYDWEVMPMHPEVMVYHTSDSKSMIYLGISSSELLFARNSPESPFEARLDCDVMIERMQQGVFVAHDTTDFVMIYEKENERDGIIISSNEIDLETFGRYRFTIQLTDLNRRWSFQTSLEVNKFEGGNKEDYLFTYEDGLPVFGEILRTGELVKYTTSRGDQSLSLRQWQPKTKLPPPPYVQGSRNYPSLPDTTSGQEIDKDEIFFVTEGLNTMVNANGDIIHSFLSQGESYPEIKSVDDMMFSLRYISGRREYERIEESNYRKKEIDAFWLDCGGSKDRTRELIKIYYRRVEEANRYFSSSIEGWKTDRGLIHIVFGNPTKITRDNDRETWIYGEENNLSSITFNFYRERNPLSDNLFVLERNPLFRTDWDRAVTAWRNGRIFQE, encoded by the coding sequence ATGAATAAATGGCTTCTATTCTGCTGTGTTGCTGCCTTACTTAGTGCGTGTTCTGTTCAACAGACCAAAAGCACTACTTCTAACCTGGTCAGTTATGATTGGGAGGTCATGCCAATGCACCCAGAAGTCATGGTTTATCATACGAGTGACAGCAAGAGCATGATCTATTTGGGGATTAGCAGTAGTGAATTGCTCTTTGCCCGAAACTCACCCGAATCACCTTTTGAAGCGCGTCTTGATTGCGACGTCATGATTGAGCGCATGCAACAAGGGGTATTCGTAGCTCACGACACCACAGACTTCGTGATGATCTACGAGAAAGAAAACGAACGAGATGGGATCATCATCAGTTCGAATGAGATCGACCTCGAGACCTTTGGCCGTTATCGATTCACCATTCAATTGACTGATTTGAATCGTCGATGGTCTTTCCAAACAAGCCTTGAAGTCAACAAATTTGAAGGTGGGAATAAAGAAGACTACCTCTTCACTTATGAAGACGGACTTCCCGTATTTGGTGAGATTCTGCGTACTGGCGAATTGGTAAAGTACACCACATCACGCGGCGATCAGAGCCTCTCATTGCGTCAATGGCAACCTAAAACAAAGCTCCCTCCTCCCCCCTATGTTCAGGGTTCGAGAAACTACCCAAGCTTACCTGACACCACCTCAGGACAAGAGATTGATAAGGACGAGATCTTCTTTGTGACCGAAGGACTGAATACCATGGTGAACGCCAATGGCGACATTATTCACAGCTTCTTGTCTCAAGGTGAAAGCTACCCAGAAATCAAGTCGGTTGACGACATGATGTTCAGCCTTCGTTACATCAGCGGACGAAGAGAATACGAACGTATCGAAGAAAGCAATTACCGCAAGAAAGAAATCGATGCGTTTTGGCTTGATTGCGGTGGATCCAAAGACCGTACACGTGAGCTCATCAAGATTTACTACCGCAGAGTTGAAGAGGCCAATCGATACTTCTCGTCTTCCATTGAAGGATGGAAAACAGATCGTGGGCTCATTCACATTGTCTTTGGCAACCCTACCAAGATCACGCGCGACAACGATCGCGAGACATGGATCTATGGAGAGGAGAACAACTTAAGCTCTATCACTTTCAACTTTTATCGCGAACGAAACCCTCTGAGCGACAACCTCTTCGTACTTGAACGCAATCCGTTGTTCAGAACTGATTGGGATCGTGCGGTGACCGCTTGGAGAAATGGTCGCATCTTTCAGGAATGA
- the rlmB gene encoding 23S rRNA (guanosine(2251)-2'-O)-methyltransferase RlmB, with product MNRKKDQFIFGWHPVLEAIETGKEIQKVLVQKGVRHDRYAQVTGYAREREIPVQYVPTQKLDRITRKAHQGVIAILSPIEFADLSNLIASIYENGETPRLLACDGITDVRNFGAICRSAECFGFHGVIVPGKGMAPLNEDAIKTSSGALMRLPICRVPVMNKALTEMQESGIEVIGMTEKTERLISDIQLSKPTCLVMGNEETGLSTDSLRTCDYLVRIPMDGKTQSLNVSVSAAIGMYTVMTAQHRNVD from the coding sequence ATGAATCGTAAGAAAGATCAATTCATTTTCGGTTGGCACCCTGTACTAGAAGCCATCGAAACAGGTAAGGAAATCCAAAAAGTACTGGTTCAAAAAGGAGTACGCCACGACCGCTATGCGCAGGTAACTGGCTATGCTCGTGAACGTGAAATTCCCGTTCAATATGTGCCTACCCAAAAGCTAGATCGAATTACCAGGAAGGCCCACCAAGGAGTGATTGCCATCCTCTCTCCGATCGAGTTTGCTGATCTTTCTAATCTCATCGCTTCGATTTACGAAAACGGTGAAACCCCTCGCCTCTTGGCATGCGATGGCATCACCGATGTGCGGAATTTTGGTGCCATTTGCCGTTCTGCAGAGTGTTTTGGGTTTCATGGGGTCATCGTACCAGGAAAAGGAATGGCTCCGTTGAATGAAGACGCGATCAAAACCTCTTCTGGAGCATTGATGCGCCTTCCGATCTGCCGCGTCCCTGTGATGAATAAGGCGCTGACAGAAATGCAAGAAAGCGGCATTGAAGTCATCGGGATGACGGAGAAAACCGAACGCTTGATCTCTGATATTCAGCTATCTAAACCCACGTGTTTGGTCATGGGTAATGAAGAAACCGGGTTGAGTACAGACAGCCTCCGCACGTGTGATTACCTGGTTCGAATTCCGATGGATGGAAAGACTCAATCACTCAACGTTTCCGTTTCTGCCGCCATTGGCATGTACACAGTGATGACAGCCCAACATCGAAATGTGGATTAA
- a CDS encoding choice-of-anchor L domain-containing protein, whose translation MKQTYFCRRLLTAIVLFLGYQASGQLAVDFDLTPEEMAQNLVGTGVEIFNVQVTAADSAYAYYTSTGTEIGTSEGILLTTGNALNAIGPNDETGLPLLDGTDCLNCDDYDNMFPGSELLTLANGGLTTWDATTFEFDVVVQGDSLKFDFNFASEEYLEWVGSSFNDVFGFFISGPNVGVDVNIALIPGTSEAVAINNVNHIDNTQYFFDNQDPLGLGVQYDGFTTGIRAEVGDLIPCETYHLKLIIADGSDRLYDSGVFVSQLTSNPITITTSTVGGTDYMVEGCNQGTVQFESTFVPIEDLEVNFTIDGTAEFDVDYTTDPDLNLVYDDINDVYTLIIPAGETSVSFDILTIFDGLVEGEEIVTVSLVEQQCDGFEFQSSVDFAIIDEITASVDPAAATICNGQCVDLDGEADIDGNGSFEWSPLDGITDPNSLDIEVCPTTTTTYTLTYSLADCEATASATVTVTEPVITFDVTNITCIDGDSGEIDVTVTDATGPITYEWEFNGNPFSTDEDLTGLEEGTYCVTIVDAEGCTSTACVDVTEEDVLNIIDVNFSDFSCFPISCSGECDGTIEVTVEGGTGVYSFEWVDELDNVVGNAAFVDNLCAGDYTVTVTDENGCEVTETYTVNEPDVLDIELAGQVNILCSGEETGVATVTATGGCPPYFYNWSHDPDLTAPVATDLGTGVFTVTVTDSNGCTSDDSVTITITGPGAPISVNLDAVSNYPGGFNVSCPDASDGSIDVSISGGTPGYITTWINTDTGDTYFTEDLSGVPCGSYVLTVTDANDCSETLDVELTCVPAWNVTADVTPNPCGDPNAGIGEIDLTIAGSHGGPYTVSWVGPSCPCVGEDLTGLDSGVYTATITDALGCETTVDVNVGTNDEFDVTATVTPAECGNECSGSIEVDIIPADVDAISWTGPDGFASSDEEIFDLCAGSYILTVVDGDCEEQFVYVITEPDPIVIDFQAIVPPICFGQNNGSVTADASGGVGPYTYEWAPSPECFFGGSNSPSITNLFECTYVVTVTDDTGCQHTDSIFLDAPQVMDIFVSTTIFDGGYNVSCPDATDGQISVTVSGGTPDCTEFAPECYNYDWTGCDPVNIPGVSFQDNLPAGTYCVVVTDDNGCIATTEIPMIEPDPIETSGTISDYNGFGVSCNGSCDGTITPNVTGGSGDYVVYEWITGDIGDNDPEAVTLTDLCPGTYELRIVDTNDCEDIIEFVITEPTPIDVSIDFLQDVSCFDYSDGQATVTATGGAGGYTYDWNDGEYSGNVLIGVPADSLELVVTDLNGCTDTSEVVIAQPDTFLVNLFVPTLEGTPFNIPCFGDSTGSIITTIEGGEPDFTIVWTGDAIEDINLPNQDGLPAGTYEILVTDADGCEATATAEITEPDTPLEVVATPQNPICNGECTGSIDLEVSGGVGPYTYLWELDNDGGEFAVTEDIEDLCPGFYEVLVADANGCDTLLAFVLTEPTPIELNATFSEYEGGMNISCADACDGEITIAPTGGVPDYTIEWTLNGNPAGNGTTLSDICADDIVSVLVTDANGCEIEQVFNLNVPEPLNLNATVSDISCFGDLGSIDLDISGGTAPYTVTWDPAVGDEDGAFDLEEGEYCVTVVDANGCEIEECWTLTEPEELTVEVTGTAANCGACDGTVLVDVDGGTGQSDIEWDGPTDVADGTVAAVDLCPGDYTITITDENDCTVVVDWTVPGPDPIIVDGNVTNPLCFGDCDGAIDATVTNGVAPLTYSWTDAEGNEVSTDEDIDGICNGTFTLSIEDASGCTGDGTFTVVEPDSITINGFSPILDSGYNVSEFGGNDGSIDTEVEGGTPGYTYEWSGPLTIEDGTEDPTDLVAGDYTLTIIDANGCVKDSIIVVTQPDDITLPTGVSPNGDNANDTYVILGIDQHPNNTFKVFNRWGNIVYEKQNYANEWNGVNSDGEDLPDGTYYVVFEADNRQFATYVDLRR comes from the coding sequence ATGAAGCAGACTTACTTCTGCAGAAGACTACTGACAGCCATTGTCCTATTCCTGGGTTACCAGGCTAGCGGGCAGTTGGCAGTAGATTTCGACCTCACCCCTGAAGAAATGGCCCAGAACCTTGTGGGTACTGGAGTAGAGATCTTCAACGTGCAGGTTACTGCCGCCGATAGTGCCTATGCGTACTACACTTCCACAGGAACTGAAATCGGAACCAGCGAAGGTATCCTCCTGACAACAGGTAATGCTTTGAATGCCATTGGACCGAATGATGAAACAGGACTTCCATTGCTTGATGGAACAGACTGTTTGAACTGTGATGATTACGACAACATGTTCCCTGGTTCAGAGCTTCTGACCTTGGCCAACGGTGGGTTGACCACCTGGGATGCTACTACCTTCGAGTTCGATGTAGTGGTGCAGGGGGATAGCTTGAAGTTCGACTTCAACTTCGCCAGTGAGGAATACCTCGAATGGGTAGGATCATCGTTCAACGATGTATTCGGATTCTTCATTTCAGGTCCGAACGTGGGTGTCGATGTAAACATCGCTTTGATTCCAGGAACTTCTGAGGCTGTAGCGATCAACAACGTCAACCACATTGATAACACCCAATACTTCTTCGACAACCAAGACCCACTAGGATTGGGAGTTCAGTATGACGGATTCACAACGGGGATTCGCGCAGAAGTAGGTGATCTCATTCCTTGTGAGACCTATCACTTGAAACTCATCATCGCTGATGGATCGGATCGTCTGTACGATTCAGGGGTATTCGTTAGCCAGTTGACTTCAAACCCAATCACCATTACCACTAGCACCGTTGGTGGTACTGATTACATGGTTGAAGGGTGTAACCAAGGTACCGTTCAGTTCGAAAGCACATTCGTTCCAATCGAAGATCTTGAGGTGAACTTCACTATTGATGGAACCGCAGAATTCGATGTCGACTACACTACGGATCCTGACTTGAACTTGGTGTACGACGACATCAATGATGTTTACACCTTGATTATTCCAGCTGGTGAAACCTCGGTTTCATTTGACATCTTGACCATCTTTGATGGACTTGTTGAAGGTGAAGAGATTGTCACCGTTTCCCTTGTGGAACAACAATGTGATGGTTTCGAATTCCAGAGTTCTGTGGACTTCGCCATCATTGACGAAATCACCGCGTCAGTTGATCCAGCGGCCGCGACTATCTGTAACGGACAGTGTGTTGACCTAGACGGTGAAGCTGATATTGACGGAAACGGAAGCTTCGAATGGTCTCCGTTGGATGGCATTACTGATCCAAACAGCCTAGACATTGAAGTTTGTCCTACGACAACGACAACATACACGTTGACTTACTCACTCGCTGACTGTGAAGCTACAGCGAGCGCAACGGTAACAGTGACAGAACCAGTCATCACTTTCGACGTGACGAACATCACGTGTATCGACGGTGATAGCGGAGAGATTGATGTTACGGTAACGGATGCTACCGGACCAATCACTTATGAATGGGAGTTCAACGGGAATCCATTCTCAACGGATGAAGACCTCACCGGACTTGAAGAAGGAACCTACTGTGTAACCATCGTTGACGCCGAAGGGTGTACATCTACAGCATGTGTTGATGTCACTGAAGAAGATGTCTTGAATATCATCGACGTGAACTTCTCTGACTTCTCTTGTTTCCCAATTAGCTGTTCAGGTGAATGTGACGGAACAATCGAAGTAACGGTTGAAGGTGGAACAGGAGTTTACAGCTTCGAGTGGGTTGATGAACTAGACAACGTGGTAGGAAACGCTGCCTTCGTTGACAATCTATGTGCTGGAGACTACACGGTGACGGTTACAGACGAAAACGGATGTGAGGTTACGGAGACTTACACAGTGAATGAACCAGATGTACTCGACATCGAGTTGGCTGGTCAAGTAAACATCTTGTGTAGCGGAGAAGAAACAGGAGTTGCTACAGTAACGGCTACTGGTGGTTGTCCTCCCTACTTCTACAACTGGAGCCACGACCCAGATTTGACAGCGCCTGTTGCCACTGATCTTGGAACAGGAGTATTCACAGTGACAGTAACTGACTCCAACGGATGTACAAGCGACGACAGTGTAACGATTACGATCACTGGTCCAGGAGCACCAATTAGCGTGAACCTTGACGCCGTTTCTAACTACCCTGGTGGATTCAACGTTTCTTGTCCTGACGCTTCTGATGGCTCTATCGATGTTTCTATCAGCGGAGGTACACCAGGATACATCACAACTTGGATCAACACAGATACAGGAGACACTTACTTCACAGAAGACTTGAGTGGTGTTCCTTGTGGATCATACGTATTGACAGTAACTGACGCGAACGATTGTAGCGAAACACTTGATGTGGAACTTACTTGTGTTCCTGCATGGAACGTAACTGCAGACGTTACTCCTAACCCTTGTGGTGATCCAAACGCTGGAATCGGTGAAATCGATCTAACCATCGCAGGTAGCCACGGCGGACCATACACCGTAAGCTGGGTTGGACCAAGCTGTCCGTGTGTTGGTGAAGACCTCACGGGTCTAGACTCTGGAGTTTACACAGCTACCATCACTGATGCGTTGGGTTGTGAAACTACAGTAGACGTGAACGTCGGTACGAACGATGAATTTGATGTTACTGCTACCGTAACTCCTGCCGAGTGTGGCAATGAGTGCAGCGGAAGCATTGAAGTAGATATTATCCCAGCAGACGTAGATGCTATTTCTTGGACGGGTCCTGACGGATTCGCTTCGAGTGATGAAGAAATCTTCGATCTATGTGCTGGTAGCTACATTCTTACTGTAGTAGACGGAGACTGTGAAGAGCAGTTTGTTTACGTTATCACGGAACCAGATCCGATCGTGATCGACTTCCAAGCGATTGTTCCTCCGATTTGTTTCGGACAGAACAACGGTTCGGTAACAGCTGACGCTTCTGGAGGTGTTGGTCCATACACCTACGAATGGGCTCCTTCACCAGAGTGTTTCTTCGGAGGCTCAAATAGCCCGAGCATCACGAACCTTTTCGAATGTACTTACGTGGTTACAGTAACGGATGACACAGGTTGTCAACATACAGACAGCATCTTCCTTGATGCGCCACAAGTGATGGACATCTTCGTTAGCACAACCATCTTCGATGGAGGGTACAACGTTTCTTGTCCTGACGCTACAGACGGTCAGATCTCGGTTACAGTATCTGGAGGAACTCCAGACTGTACAGAGTTTGCTCCTGAGTGTTACAACTACGATTGGACTGGATGTGATCCAGTAAACATCCCTGGGGTATCATTCCAAGACAACCTTCCTGCAGGAACTTACTGTGTGGTTGTAACGGATGACAACGGATGTATCGCAACTACGGAAATCCCGATGATCGAGCCTGATCCGATTGAGACTTCAGGAACGATTAGCGACTACAACGGATTCGGCGTTAGCTGTAATGGATCATGTGATGGAACAATCACACCAAACGTTACAGGAGGAAGCGGTGACTACGTTGTTTACGAATGGATCACTGGAGATATTGGCGACAACGATCCTGAAGCGGTAACGCTTACTGATCTATGTCCTGGTACTTACGAGCTACGTATCGTTGATACGAATGACTGTGAAGACATCATCGAGTTCGTTATTACTGAGCCGACACCAATCGACGTATCCATTGACTTCCTTCAGGATGTTAGCTGTTTCGATTACTCTGACGGACAAGCAACAGTAACTGCAACTGGTGGTGCTGGAGGATACACTTACGATTGGAATGATGGTGAGTACTCTGGTAACGTACTGATCGGTGTTCCTGCTGACTCACTCGAGTTGGTTGTAACTGATCTAAATGGATGTACAGATACTTCAGAGGTTGTGATTGCGCAGCCTGACACATTCCTTGTAAACCTCTTCGTTCCAACCTTGGAAGGAACGCCATTCAACATTCCTTGTTTTGGTGATTCAACGGGAAGCATTATCACAACCATTGAAGGTGGTGAGCCTGACTTCACGATCGTTTGGACCGGTGATGCTATTGAAGACATCAACCTTCCAAACCAAGACGGTCTTCCAGCAGGCACTTACGAAATCCTTGTAACGGATGCTGATGGATGTGAAGCGACTGCTACAGCAGAGATCACTGAACCAGATACTCCATTGGAAGTTGTTGCAACTCCACAGAACCCAATCTGTAATGGAGAGTGTACTGGATCGATTGATCTTGAAGTATCAGGAGGTGTTGGACCATACACTTACCTATGGGAGCTTGACAATGACGGTGGAGAGTTCGCCGTGACAGAAGACATCGAAGATCTCTGTCCTGGATTCTACGAAGTGCTTGTAGCGGATGCCAACGGGTGTGACACACTCCTTGCGTTCGTCTTGACTGAACCAACTCCGATTGAATTGAACGCGACTTTCTCTGAGTACGAAGGAGGCATGAACATCAGTTGTGCTGACGCTTGTGATGGAGAGATTACAATCGCACCTACAGGAGGTGTTCCAGATTACACAATCGAATGGACGCTGAACGGCAACCCTGCTGGAAACGGAACCACGCTTTCTGACATCTGTGCAGACGACATCGTTAGCGTTCTCGTAACGGATGCCAATGGTTGTGAGATCGAACAAGTATTCAACTTGAACGTTCCGGAACCGCTCAACCTCAATGCTACTGTTTCTGACATCTCTTGTTTCGGAGACCTCGGAAGTATTGATCTCGACATCTCTGGAGGTACAGCCCCTTACACAGTAACGTGGGACCCTGCAGTTGGTGACGAAGACGGAGCGTTCGACCTTGAAGAAGGTGAATACTGTGTGACAGTCGTTGATGCCAATGGTTGTGAGATTGAAGAGTGCTGGACACTCACTGAACCTGAAGAACTCACTGTTGAAGTAACAGGTACAGCTGCTAACTGTGGCGCTTGCGACGGAACAGTGCTGGTAGATGTTGACGGTGGAACTGGACAATCAGACATCGAATGGGATGGCCCTACGGATGTCGCTGATGGTACTGTCGCTGCAGTTGACCTTTGTCCTGGTGATTACACGATCACCATCACAGACGAAAATGATTGTACAGTAGTTGTTGACTGGACAGTTCCTGGTCCGGATCCAATCATCGTAGATGGAAACGTAACAAACCCACTTTGTTTTGGTGATTGCGACGGTGCCATTGATGCAACGGTAACCAACGGTGTGGCTCCATTGACTTACTCATGGACTGACGCTGAAGGAAACGAAGTCAGCACTGACGAAGACATCGACGGAATCTGTAATGGAACATTCACGCTGTCTATCGAAGACGCAAGTGGATGTACTGGAGACGGAACCTTCACAGTAGTTGAACCTGATAGCATCACGATCAACGGCTTCTCTCCAATTCTCGATAGCGGATACAACGTGAGCGAGTTCGGAGGCAACGATGGAAGCATCGACACAGAAGTAGAAGGTGGAACACCTGGATACACTTACGAGTGGTCAGGACCACTGACGATCGAAGATGGCACTGAAGATCCAACAGATCTTGTTGCTGGTGATTACACCTTGACAATCATCGACGCGAATGGTTGTGTGAAAGACTCGATCATCGTCGTGACACAGCCTGATGACATCACCCTACCTACTGGGGTTTCACCAAACGGTGATAACGCTAACGACACTTACGTAATCCTTGGTATTGACCAGCACCCGAACAACACTTTCAAGGTGTTCAACCGCTGGGGTAACATCGTTTACGAAAAACAGAATTATGCGAATGAATGGAACGGAGTAAACTCTGATGGAGAAGATCTTCCTGACGGAACTTACTACGTTGTCTTCGAAGCTGACAACAGACAATTTGCAACTTATGTGGATCTACGCCGCTAA
- a CDS encoding PorP/SprF family type IX secretion system membrane protein, whose translation MKKLILIILAVSFSSLGFAQQELQVSQYMFNGLLLNPAYAGTHDYWSASVLHRSQWVNLDKAPTTQVVAIDGPIANKRLGVGLILSNDQIGITSQLEAAANIAYHLPLGAGDLSFGLKLGGSSYSADLSEVVVWDENDPVYNGANIQGQFIPKFGFGVYYHTERYFAGFSVPMIYSLDDEIIIDNSVTADYFTQHYYLNGGAVFTPNVNLAIKPSVLVKYLPAAPVEVDLNCNFLFYNRLWLGAGYRTGDALIGMLEYNITPQLRAGYSYDYTLTDINDYSSGSHEIMIGYDFGQDVQIKKRSPRYF comes from the coding sequence ATGAAAAAACTGATTCTCATTATTCTGGCCGTTTCCTTCTCAAGCCTAGGGTTTGCACAGCAGGAACTACAGGTCAGCCAGTACATGTTCAATGGTCTTCTGTTGAACCCTGCCTATGCAGGTACGCATGACTATTGGTCTGCTAGCGTACTCCACCGCAGTCAGTGGGTGAACCTTGATAAGGCGCCTACTACGCAAGTGGTTGCTATTGACGGACCAATCGCTAACAAGCGTTTGGGTGTAGGTTTGATTCTTTCCAACGATCAAATCGGTATTACGAGCCAACTAGAGGCTGCAGCGAATATCGCTTACCACCTTCCTCTTGGTGCAGGTGACCTTTCTTTCGGTTTGAAACTCGGAGGAAGCTCTTACTCTGCTGACTTGAGTGAAGTGGTTGTATGGGACGAAAATGACCCGGTATACAATGGAGCAAACATTCAAGGACAGTTCATTCCGAAATTCGGTTTCGGGGTTTACTACCACACTGAACGTTACTTCGCCGGATTCTCTGTACCAATGATCTACTCTCTTGACGATGAGATCATCATTGACAACTCGGTGACTGCAGATTACTTCACGCAACACTACTACCTGAATGGAGGAGCCGTTTTCACACCTAACGTGAACTTGGCTATCAAGCCATCGGTACTTGTGAAGTACTTACCTGCTGCTCCTGTAGAGGTTGACTTGAACTGTAATTTCCTTTTTTACAACCGCCTTTGGTTGGGAGCAGGATACAGAACAGGTGATGCCTTGATCGGAATGCTTGAGTACAACATTACTCCTCAGCTTCGCGCAGGGTATTCATACGACTACACACTAACGGATATCAACGACTATTCGAGCGGTTCTCATGAGATCATGATCGGATATGATTTCGGACAAGATGTTCAAATCAAGAAACGCTCACCTCGATACTTCTAA